The DNA window GCTCAGTGAGATGACCGAGACCACCTTGGACTTGGTGCTGGTTCCGACACTGTTCTGAGTTGTCAGGGTAACGGTGTAGTTCCCTGCGGTTGTGTAGGTGTGGCTTGGGTTCTGTGCTCCGGAGATAGATCCATCGCCGAAGTTCCATGCCCATGCAAATGGATTGTTTCCGGACAGGTCAGTGAACTGAACGTTCAGAGGTGCAGCGCCGGTGCTCGGGGTTGCACTGAAGTCGGTGACCGGTGATGGTGCACTGACGTTGATCAGAGTCGGGGCGTAGACATAGTCTGATGCACCGAGGCTGTTGGCCACCACGAGGTAGACTGCGTACTTGCCTGGGGTGGTGTAGGTGTGGGTGATATTCTGTGAGGTTGAAGTGGTGCCGTCACCGAGGTTCCAGTACCATGCAGTTGGCCGCTCTGAGGAGGTGTCATTGAACACGACGGTGAACGGTGACTGTCCTGAGACCTGTGCTGATGCAGCACTGGCTTTGGTAACTGCAGTTGTGTTTGCATTGAAGCTGGCAACCGGGTTGCCGAGCGGGGTTATGGTTACATCATTGATCTTGTAGTTGGTTCCCTTTGCATTGGTTGTGGTCAGCCTGACCGAGTAGGTTCCGGCGTTCTGGTAGGTGTGCACCGGGTTCATTTCAGTCGAGGTGGTTCCATCATCAAAGGTCCAGAGGAACTGGGTCGCATTGCCACCAGCGTAGGTGAACTGAACCTGAGATGGTGCTGCAAAGCTGGGTGATGTAAAGGTGAAGTTTGCATTTGGAATTCCACTAACACCAGAGACCGTAACGGTCTGTGCTGCTGCTGCACTTGAACCACCCGCGTTGGATGCGATCAGTACAACACTGTAGGTGCCCGGGGTTGCGAACGTGTAGGTCAGGTTCGCATCGGTTCCCTGCTGCACTCCGTTGATCAGCCACTGGAAGGTGGTTGGTGCTCCGGTTGAGGTGTTGGTGAATAAGACGGTCAGCGGTGCTTCGCCATCTGTTGCGTTCTTAGTGAAGCTCGCAACCGGTGCTGCAGTTACTGGAGCAACCGTGACAGTGAAGAGGTTCAGCTTAGAGTCCGATCCTGCTGCGTTCGTGACGGTGTGGTAGACCCAGAAGGTCCCTGGCACGCTGAACGAGCGGGAGACATTGGCCTGTGTCGGCACCGGCTGTCCGTCGCTGAAGATCCAGTTGTAGGAACTTGGTGAACCTGACGAGGTATCATTGAAGTAGACCGGCTGGCCGACGAGAATGGTCACAGGGTTCTGTGCGTAATTGTCAGCAGTGGATCCATTGATCTTGAAGTTCGCGCTTGGAGTTGTAGGTGAATTAACAGTTATCGTGCCTGTAAACGGAGTGGAAACTCCTGCCCCGTTTCTGGTCTGCAGAGTGACGGTGTAGGTGCCTGCAGCGGTAAAGGTGTGAGTCGCGTTCTGGACGGTCGACCCCTGGGTTCCGTCACCGAAGTTCCAGAGCCAGCTGGTCGGAGCAGCAAGGCCACCATCTGAGGTGTCGTTGAACTGAACTGACAGTGGTGCGGTTCCGGTTGAGGGTGTTGCAACAAAGTGTGCAATCGGTGTTGATGGGCCTGCTACGTTAATCCAGATCGAGGACAGGTTGCTGCCCTGTGCATTGGTTGCATTCAGGATGATCTGGTACTGCCCCTGGTTTAAGGTGAGGGACGGGTTCTGCTCAGTCGAGAAGACTGTACCGTTTTTGGTCCATGACCAGGACGATGGCACCTTGGTCGACTTGTCGGTGAATGAAACTGTCATCGGTGCAGTGCCATTCAGATAAGCGGCATTAGCGTAGTCTGGTGTTCCTGCTACTGAACTGTTCTCAACGCCATTATTCGAGGCGGTGAACGCTGATACAGGGGCAATCCCTCCATTGACAACTATTGTAAGTGAATTTGATGTTTTCTGACCATTGACGTTACCTGCAGTCAGATAGACCACGTAGGTACCGGCCTGAGTGAAGGTGTGGGTCGCGTTCTGGGTTGTGATCAGATCGCTTGCATCACCAAAGTTCCAGGACCAGGTAGTTGGAACACCGGTAGAGGCATCGGTGAATGTCAGGGCGTCTCCAACATTGACTGTTGCGTTAGAGAATGTGCTCGCACTCCCGGTCGCTCCGAAGACACCATAGGTGTTTCCGTTCAGACCGATATTGAACTGCGGTGCTACATCTTGAACAGATGCAACCGTAATGCTTGGAAGCGTGTATCCATTGACAGTCATTCCACTTGTGTTAGATGCGTATCCAGTTGCATTCTGCACATTCAGAGCGACGACATAGGTCCCAGCTGCTGTATAGGTGTGCGTTGGATTTGCATCAAGGGAGATCGAGCCATCGCCGAAGTCCCACGCCTGTGATGTGATGTTGTCATACGAGGTATCGGTGAACTTAACTGAATCACCGGCAGTGATGCTGCTGTGGTCTACCGTGAAGTTCACGATCGGCCCTATGCCTCCGTATCCTTTATCATTGGTATGGTCTGCTGTTGCCGAGGCGGCGAACGCCCCTGGAATCAACAGGCAGGCCATGATTACCATCAGAGAGACTAGGAACAGTCTGCCTGATGGATTACTCTTGGGTAATCTCATATCAATAACCTCCTTTGGTTCATAGTAGATTTAACCATCCCAAACGGTTTAAACGTTTCCATTTAATCGATTTCATTTATATACATTTCCTGATCCGAACTCTCTCGATTGGTCAAAAAGTACGATTACTCACGTTTTTTGGCCATAATTCACCTCCGACTCTCCTCAACGAAGGGAGGATCTCTCCTGACACCTCACCTCCCCGCCAAACCCGGATGAAAGCTTTGCAACCCCGATGATTTAGCAGTTCTCTCAATCTTCCCTGGCCCAGAGTTCATCTCCATCGGCCCCTGGAGAAGGGGCACGTTGACAGAGGAATTGAAGACTCCAAATAGACCTGAGAGACATTAAGGGATATAAGAGTAACTCAGACCAAGCCCCGGTCAGCCGAAAAATCCGGAGAAGAGACGCGCAAATGCGCGATGAGAGAGGGGGAGATCAGGGGCGTCGGCCCCGGTCAGAGCTGGTTGAAGAGGAGGACGATATCATTGAAGTCGATCTGTCCATCCCGATTGAAGTCGAATGTGTTGATAGGCTCATTTTCGGTGATCCAGTCCATCTGGTTGAAGAAGAGAACCACATCATTGAAGTTCAGTGACCCGTCGCCGTTCAGATCCTCGTACAATCCATCGCTGTTCAGGTCCCGGGGCAGTTCAGTCGCCCCTGGAACTACCTGAACCGCCTGGCCGGTGGTGAAGCTGACCTGATCCAGATTCAGCCCATCGCCGACGAAGGAGAGATTCAGGTGGCGGAGGCCGGCCGTGAGCGGGAGGGTCGTGGAGACACTAGTATATTGTTCCGACCCGCCGGTGTTGGGGACCTGCACGGTTCCGACCTCCTGGCCGTCCACCTGGATGGTGATCGCCTTCCCGTTGCTCCAGGTTGCTGTCCTGAACGTTGCGGTGTATGAACCGGAACTGGCAACATTCAGTGTGTACTCGAGCCACTCGCCGTCCCGGATCCAGCCGATGTCGGTGATCCCGCCGGCAGTCTCTATGTCCACGTCATCGCTCCGGTAGGCTCCGCCGGCGTTTCCAGTGGTGGTGTCATGATAAGCTATACCCTCCCCACCGAGATCGTAGTCCTCGGCCTGGAGCACCCCTGGGACCTGGTGCGAGCCGTTATACGGCGCCAGTGTTGGGATCGGTGTTGGGATCTCTCCAAACGTGACACCTTCCGTCTCCCAGGTGGTCATCGGGACCGTAAAGACATATGGACAGATGGCGTTGTAGTCAATGTCCATCTTGATACGGAACGTCCCGTCAGGCCGGTTGCCGGATGCACCAGCCCCCATACTGTTCAACGCGATCCAGTAACGGTTGTTCGGATCGGTCATGTTGTAGCCGACGATCGTCACGGCATGGCTAGCCCCGTGGGAAGGATCGTACGGTTTCCCTGCGAATGGTGACGGATTCCAGACTGCATCCTCGCCCTGGTAATACCAGAAGTTACTGAAACTGACGACCGCATCGGCGTTCGGCATTACAAACCCGAGATAGAGTGCTTTACCGCTATCGAGTGTCCCCTTGATATTCGCGATCGCCGCACTATCCCCAACCCCAGCCGTTGGAATCCTCTGCTCAGTGATCGACGTGATCGGATAGTTCGGTACGGTCTGAATATCGGCCGCTGCAACCGCTGCCTTCATTCTGGCCTCAGAGTAGGCCGTCCCATCCTGGAAGCTCGCATTGGTGTTGGACCAGGGAACCGCAATCTTCTTCTCCGAATAAAACCCGACAAAATCCCCGAGTGTCCCGCCCTCACCAGCCCAGTTAGGGCCAGACCCCCCATTATAGTTCGAATCCAGGTACTGGATCGAGAGCCGGTCCTTGATCGATTGTTGCTCGGAGAGAGCAACTTCCAGCACCCCAGTGCTGGCCCATACCCAGCAGTTCCCGATCGGATTCTGGTTCCGCTCAGTGACATTGTAAGAGATCACAGAGAGCAGGTTCTGCTCGGTCTGAAACGATGCCATCATCCTTCGTAAGAAACTGGGTTGTGGTGCCTCCGGGGCCATGTTGTATTCATCAATCCACCGCTTCAACACCTCAGGGGATGGGTGCATGAACGGATCGGCAGACTGCACCTGATCCCCGGAGACGTTCGTTGCAGACAGAGTCACTGGATCAGCAGCCGAGACCACACCCACGGCGGCGAGGATCAGCCCGATCACGAGGATATTATATAATGTGTGTCGTTGCATGGACAGGTACCTCGGAGGAGTCCAGACCCGGGTGTCATCTCCCGGAGAATCCAAGATCTGACCGGCCAGCGGAATCCATAATAATGAACGATCTTTGCCCTTGCAGGATAATCAACTGTTGGGTGGTGACATCCAGCGTAGAACATCGCTGTTGATGTTATGATCGACCTCGTCATGTGACTACCGCCATTCTGGCTACGCTGACCCCGTTGTTGAAAAGATCGTCACCCCGTTTCCGGTATAGATCGGCGTCAACCCGGTGTGCGGAAGGCTCAAGTTATAGGTATCCCCCTCCAGCGGCCCGACATACAGGTACCGGCACCCATACCAGTCCATCAGCGAAACCGTATCATCTGGCGACTCGTAGATCTTCTGTATATCCCCCATCCGCTGGAAGTACCAGTTGTCGGGGTTTCCTCGCCAGAGGTATTCATTGAAGAGCCAGCCGACCTCTGTCGGGATCCCGGTGAACGAGGAGATCCGCGAATAGTAACTGTGTTCGTTCTTTGCGGCCTCGATGATGCAGGGTATATCGGTCCTGTTCCGAAGAAAAGCGATCGCAGCAGCATCGGCCGGATGATCATAGGCCAGGTACGCCGAGCCGTCGAGGGTGTACGCCCCCCCTTTATGCGGCTGATAGAAGAGATGACTGTCGAAGTCGAGCCCGAGTACCGGCGGTGTGATCAACAGTATCATCAGCACCACCGCAATCACACCCCGCCAGCGAGCAGGGGAGAGAAGGGGATGAGACAGTCGGGAGGCAACGGCAGTGCCGGTGAGGGCGAGCGTCCCCGCCCCGATCAGCAGCCAGGCGGCCCAGTAGAGTTTGAAGACCGTGTTCATCCGAAACGAAGCGGTCGTGGTGAACGTCGACTCCAAGTATACATACTCGCAGAGGACAACCAGCAGCAGTCCAGTCGCCGCGAAGATGCCAGCGGGTTCGTAGGTTCTGCGGGTGATCAGATAGATGAGCGGGACCAGCGCCACCGCGGCAGCCGGGTAGCCTGCGAGCGCAACTGGAATGGCTATGAACAGCAGGTACGGGCGTGCCCGGATATCCCTGGCCAGCACCAGGTAAAGCAATCCAAGGAAGATCCCATGGAAGAGAAGGAATTGAACGACCCCAGAGGGAGGGTGGGCCGCTCCCCCGATGAAGAAGAGCCCCATTGTCCCGGCTGTCTTCATCATCAGGTAGAATGGGAGGTAGAGTAGGGCTGCTGCGATGGGAACCCCAACGGCCAGCCAGATTAGCGGTCCGGGTGAACGTATACCCCTCCGCAGTATATGAGTAATTCTCTCCACAAACGTCCCCTCCTCATTCTGCAGGGCCAGCAGCACCCCAACACCCACCGTCAGTGGCCCGTAGACCAGAACGTCCCAAGAGTTCATCGGCGCCATCGAACCGAGCGAGAGCGTCAGGAGACCGCAGACAAGAAGTTTGGAGCGGCTGGAGAGCGTGGACCAGTGGTACCAGCAGAACGCCAACAATAACAGCAGAAACGCCTGGTTGAACTGGGCCATCACATGAGCATGGGCGTCCCCCCAGAGGTACGAGAAGAGTGGATACTCGTCGATCGCACCGGAGATAACCCGGCTACTCTCCCAGAAGACATGGTGCAGTTCTTGCCCAGAAACGATCCTGATCAGGAACTCCGGGTCAGGAAGGGCGAGGAGGAGGAGCGGCAGCCAGGGGAGACGAGGGACAATCAGCCGACCCAGTGCCAGCAGGTTGATCACCGTCAGCGCAAAGACCGTCGGCAGGATCAGGTTGAAGACGACCGTCGAGGGGATGCCGGTTACCACTCCAAGCGCCCCCATCATCCAATGGCCAAGATAATAATAGATGTTCATCGACCCGCCAGCGAACCAGGGGTCGAGCGGCGGTACCACCGGTGTCCTGATGATCGACGCGAGGATCGCATGGTCCATGAACTTCTCGCTGGTACTGATCATCGGAGTTTGAAACCGGAACTCCAGCAACAACAGAAAGGCAGCACCACCGGCGACCAGGAACTGAAGATCGACTCCACGAAATCTCCAGGAATACTGCCGGGTCACTGCTTGCCAGATGACCAGGATGATGAATGGGAGGAGCGCCAGGTGGAGAGGAAGGTGCACCAGCCCACAGTACCAGCTGATCGCGGTGAAGAGGAGGAGACCTCCGTTCAGAGAGAATGGAACCGCCCATGTGGGGGCGATCTTTCGCATCTGCGGGTACAGCGCGGCAGCGAAGAGGAGGAGGAGGACAAGCCAGAGGAGGACCTCCAGCCCTTCGACCAGCAGGGCCATCAGGGTTCGTCGCCCTGTAGATGGGCCATCTCGCACTCCTTTCTGTATCGATCCCGGATCTCCTTGACCTGCTCAACCCGCGGAATGCTGGAGAGGCCCGAGAGGATCACGATCACCCCGAGGTATGAGGACCGGGAGATCGGATAGTCGCCGGCCCTGACCTCCAGCCCTCCGATCGACTGGTCCATCCACCGCTGTACGGTCTGGTACCCCTTCAGAGAGATCGCAGAACTGGGTCCAGCCACCAGCACCAGCGCTTTCTCAGCCCCAGTCAGATCGCAGGGGATGGAGAGCTCCTTGTACACAGCCCTCTTGGCCAGGTCCACCACCCGTGAGGCCTTCTTGTACTGGTCATCACTCTCGATGACGGTCGGTTTTGACTTTTGTATAATATTCGATTTGAAGAATCGGGTCAGTTGCTGATCCGGGAGTTTT is part of the Methanosphaerula palustris E1-9c genome and encodes:
- a CDS encoding PKD domain-containing protein; translated protein: MRLPKSNPSGRLFLVSLMVIMACLLIPGAFAASATADHTNDKGYGGIGPIVNFTVDHSSITAGDSVKFTDTSYDNITSQAWDFGDGSISLDANPTHTYTAAGTYVVALNVQNATGYASNTSGMTVNGYTLPSITVASVQDVAPQFNIGLNGNTYGVFGATGSASTFSNATVNVGDALTFTDASTGVPTTWSWNFGDASDLITTQNATHTFTQAGTYVVYLTAGNVNGQKTSNSLTIVVNGGIAPVSAFTASNNGVENSSVAGTPDYANAAYLNGTAPMTVSFTDKSTKVPSSWSWTKNGTVFSTEQNPSLTLNQGQYQIILNATNAQGSNLSSIWINVAGPSTPIAHFVATPSTGTAPLSVQFNDTSDGGLAAPTSWLWNFGDGTQGSTVQNATHTFTAAGTYTVTLQTRNGAGVSTPFTGTITVNSPTTPSANFKINGSTADNYAQNPVTILVGQPVYFNDTSSGSPSSYNWIFSDGQPVPTQANVSRSFSVPGTFWVYHTVTNAAGSDSKLNLFTVTVAPVTAAPVASFTKNATDGEAPLTVLFTNTSTGAPTTFQWLINGVQQGTDANLTYTFATPGTYSVVLIASNAGGSSAAAAQTVTVSGVSGIPNANFTFTSPSFAAPSQVQFTYAGGNATQFLWTFDDGTTSTEMNPVHTYQNAGTYSVRLTTTNAKGTNYKINDVTITPLGNPVASFNANTTAVTKASAASAQVSGQSPFTVVFNDTSSERPTAWYWNLGDGTTSTSQNITHTYTTPGKYAVYLVVANSLGASDYVYAPTLINVSAPSPVTDFSATPSTGAAPLNVQFTDLSGNNPFAWAWNFGDGSISGAQNPSHTYTTAGNYTVTLTTQNSVGTSTKSKVVSVISLSKPVSNFTFAPAAGQAPLTVQFADTSSNSPSSWSWTFTDDFSTSNVQNPSHTFATAGTYGVLLTASNAAGAGDMKLQTITVSAAPVITPVADFTATPTTGVAPLSVQFADKSTNADVWVWTFGDGATSTLQNPPAHTYTTAGTYTVQLQAVNSTSSRSNTASKTITVTAAPQTLQAAFNVNAQTVQLGTAVTGTDASTGYPAAWSWDFGDGFTASSQNINHIYSAVGTYTLSLTVTNGTQTSTASKTINVSAAPTTTVTTTATQGQPYNGPHNVPGTVQAEDYDLGGQNVAYYDTTSGNAGGAYRTDDVDIEAGASGYAVAYVIGGEYLTYSVEAAADGDYPVTLRAANPDGTTKTVTVSAGSSSTPVSVASTGSFDTYNSFTSAGTLHLEQGRNVVKVAFSASRMNLDYITIGSGVTPTTTVTTQPTTTVTTQPTTGAASFTVSPTSGKHSLSVALTDTTTGGNPVSWKWNCGNGQTFSGQNIGLNRIWYNNAGTYTITLTVTDANGSTRTATHTVTVS
- a CDS encoding carbohydrate-binding protein — translated: MQRHTLYNILVIGLILAAVGVVSAADPVTLSATNVSGDQVQSADPFMHPSPEVLKRWIDEYNMAPEAPQPSFLRRMMASFQTEQNLLSVISYNVTERNQNPIGNCWVWASTGVLEVALSEQQSIKDRLSIQYLDSNYNGGSGPNWAGEGGTLGDFVGFYSEKKIAVPWSNTNASFQDGTAYSEARMKAAVAAADIQTVPNYPITSITEQRIPTAGVGDSAAIANIKGTLDSGKALYLGFVMPNADAVVSFSNFWYYQGEDAVWNPSPFAGKPYDPSHGASHAVTIVGYNMTDPNNRYWIALNSMGAGASGNRPDGTFRIKMDIDYNAICPYVFTVPMTTWETEGVTFGEIPTPIPTLAPYNGSHQVPGVLQAEDYDLGGEGIAYHDTTTGNAGGAYRSDDVDIETAGGITDIGWIRDGEWLEYTLNVASSGSYTATFRTATWSNGKAITIQVDGQEVGTVQVPNTGGSEQYTSVSTTLPLTAGLRHLNLSFVGDGLNLDQVSFTTGQAVQVVPGATELPRDLNSDGLYEDLNGDGSLNFNDVVLFFNQMDWITENEPINTFDFNRDGQIDFNDIVLLFNQL
- a CDS encoding DUF2298 domain-containing protein — translated: MRDGPSTGRRTLMALLVEGLEVLLWLVLLLLFAAALYPQMRKIAPTWAVPFSLNGGLLLFTAISWYCGLVHLPLHLALLPFIILVIWQAVTRQYSWRFRGVDLQFLVAGGAAFLLLLEFRFQTPMISTSEKFMDHAILASIIRTPVVPPLDPWFAGGSMNIYYYLGHWMMGALGVVTGIPSTVVFNLILPTVFALTVINLLALGRLIVPRLPWLPLLLLALPDPEFLIRIVSGQELHHVFWESSRVISGAIDEYPLFSYLWGDAHAHVMAQFNQAFLLLLLAFCWYHWSTLSSRSKLLVCGLLTLSLGSMAPMNSWDVLVYGPLTVGVGVLLALQNEEGTFVERITHILRRGIRSPGPLIWLAVGVPIAAALLYLPFYLMMKTAGTMGLFFIGGAAHPPSGVVQFLLFHGIFLGLLYLVLARDIRARPYLLFIAIPVALAGYPAAAVALVPLIYLITRRTYEPAGIFAATGLLLVVLCEYVYLESTFTTTASFRMNTVFKLYWAAWLLIGAGTLALTGTAVASRLSHPLLSPARWRGVIAVVLMILLITPPVLGLDFDSHLFYQPHKGGAYTLDGSAYLAYDHPADAAAIAFLRNRTDIPCIIEAAKNEHSYYSRISSFTGIPTEVGWLFNEYLWRGNPDNWYFQRMGDIQKIYESPDDTVSLMDWYGCRYLYVGPLEGDTYNLSLPHTGLTPIYTGNGVTIFSTTGSA